In Comamonas koreensis, the genomic stretch GGCGCCCTGGATCGTGCCCTACGATGCCGAGAACTTCTTCGACTACGACGCGCTGAATTCGCCCCCCACGGCCAAGCATTGGTTTGGTGTCGATTCGCTGGGCCGCGACATCTTCAGCCGCATCCTGGTGGGCGCGCGCATCTCGCTGGCGGCGGGTTTTGTGTCGGTCGCCATCGGCGCGGTGATCGGTGCCATCCTGGGGTTGCTGGCCGGCTATTACGAAGGTTGGTGGGACCGCTGCGTGATGCGCATGTCCGACGTGCTGTTCGCTTTCCCCGGCATCTTGCTGGCCATCGGTATCGTTGCCATCCTGGGCAACGGCATGATCAATGTGATCATGGCCGTCGCCGTGTTCAGCGTGCCCGCTTTTGCCCGCCTGGTGCGCGGCAATGTGCTGGCGCTCAAGCAGCAGACCTATATCGAGGCGGTGCGCTCCATCGGCGCGCCCGACCGGGTCATCATGCTGCGCCACCTGCTGCCGGGCACCGTCTCGTCGGTGGTCGTCTACCTGACGATGCGTATCGGCACCTCGATCATCACGGCCGCCAGCCTGTCCTTTCTGGGCATGGGCGCGCAGCCGCCGACGCCGGAGTGGGGCGCGATGCTGAACGAGGCGCGCAGCGACATGCTCAATGCCCCGCATGTGGCGCTGTTCCCGAGCCTGGCGATCTTTGTGACCGTGCTGGCCTTCAACCTGCTGGGCGATGGCCTGCGCGATGCATTGGATCCCAAACTGGACAACTGACCTTCGGCACCTGGCAGGGTGCAAGCAAGGTAAAACAAAGAAACGGCAAGCGCCTTGGCGGCCTTGCCGTTTTTTTATCGGTGATCGCCACCGCTAAGGCTGCTTATTCAGCGGCTTTTTGCAGGCGTTTCAAGAACACCGTGAGCTCCTTGACGGTCTGCGTGTCACCCTGCTGCTCCGCCACCTGCAGGCCTTGCTGCCAGCTCGCCTGCGCTTGCATGCGGGCATCGGGCACGCCCGATTCCAGCTGGGCCTTGCCCAGCAGCTTCCAGGCGGCCGAGTACTGCGGATTCTGGGCGACGGCCTGCGCCAGGTGCAGCGCGGCGGCCGCATAGTCCTCTTCCTTCAAGCAGGCCTGGCCCAGGCCAAAGCGCAGCACCGCGCTGTCTTGCCCCTTGGTCAGCAGTTTTTCCAATCCTTCGCGCATGCCATCTCCTCTGTGTTGCGCCCAGCATAGTGCGAGGCCTTTGTCCGCAAAGTCTGTGCGCATAAAAAAAGACGCTCCGGGGAGCGTCTTTTGCTGGCGTGGCGCGGGCTGCCTCAGCGCTTTTTCTTCGTGGTGCTGGTGCTGCGCTTGGACGGGGCCTTCTTGGTGGCCGTCTGGCGCACGGCGGGCTTTTTGGCGTTGCTGCTGCGGCTGCCACGGGCTGCATGGCCGCCGCTGGGGGCGGGTGCTGCGCCTACGCGCACAGGCATGTACAGAACGACCTGGTGGCCCACCTTGAAGGCGCTCTTGACGCCGATATCGTTCCAGTCGGCCACCTGTGCGGCGGTGACGCGGTAGCGCTGGGCCACGCGCGCGACGGTGTCGCCCTTGCGGGCTTTGACGGTGGTGCGGCGGGTGACCACTTCCGGGGTCAGCGCGATGTGGGCGTTGTCGGCCAGGTGGCTGGAGACATCCTGCTTGACAGCGGCCGAGCGCGGCACCATCAGCGACGAGCCGCCCTTGACCATCATGCGCGGCGGAATATTGTTGACCGCGCGCAGGTCGTTCTCGCTCATGCCGACCATGCCAGCGGCCGTGGCCACGGTCATGGTGCTGGGCACGGTCCAGACCGTCCAGCTCGCGTACTGGCCTTTTTCATGGGCCTGCAGGTTGCGGCGGAACACATTGGCGTTGTCCCAGGGCAGCAGCACCTGGGGCGTGCCGGCCTTGAAGATCACCGGGCGGTTGAACGAGGGGTTGAGCGACTTCAACTCATCCATCGTGACGCCGGCCATCTCGGCTACCTGGGCGGTGTCGATGTCACGGTCCAGGGTCACGGCCTGGAAGTAGGGGTGGTTCTCGATGAGCGGCAGCTCGGCCTGGAAGCGCTCGGGGTGGGCAATGATGTTCTTGACCGCCTGCAGCTTGGGCACGTAGTTGCGCGTCTCATCGGGCATGCTCAGGTCGGTGTAGGCGCCGCCCAGGCCCTGCTTTTGGTTGCGTGCAATGGCGCGGCCCACGCTGCCTTCGCCCCAGTTGTAGGCGGCCAGTGCCAGGTGCCAGTCGCCAAACATGTTGTAGAGCTTTTGCAGGTAGTCCAGCGCCGCGCGGGTCGAGGCCAGCACGTCGCGCCGGTCGTCGCGGAACATGTTCTGCTTGAGGTCGAAATAGGTGCCGGTGGCGGGCATGAACTGCCACATACCGGCCGCCTTGGCGCTGGAGACCGCCTGCGGGTTGTAGGCGCTCTCGATGTAGGGCAGCAGGGCCAGCTCGGTGGGCATGCCCCGGCGCTCGAGCTCCTCGACGATGTGGAACATGTACTTGGAGGAGCGCTGGGTCATGCGCTGTATGTAATCGGGGCGGCTGGAATACCACTGCTCCTGGTTGCCCACCAGGTCGTTTTCCAGATCGGGCATCGCAAAGCCCCGGCGGATGCGGTCCCAGAGATCATCGGGCACGGCCAAGCTGGTGACGGCGCCATTGCCCTGCAGGCTGGCCGCATTGATGGGGCTCAAGGGGCCGCTGGGGTAGTTGGGGGTGTGCGGTACCGAGCTGATCTTCGGTGCATCGCCTGCTGCGGTGGGCGGGCCGCCGGTCTCGGTCGTGGCGCAGCCAGTCAGGGCGAGCAGGGCGCTGAGGCTCCACAGGTACAGATACTTCATCAGAATTGGTTCTTCCAGCGACGCAGCGCGGCAAAAACGGCGACCGGGTCGCTGCCAGGGGTGGAGGGATCAAACTGCTGCGCAGCGCGGGCCACGGTGGCCAGGCTGCAGCGCAGGAAAGGGTTGATGCGCAGCTCGTTGCCAAGTTGCGCGGGCAAGGTGGGCGCGCCGCGCTCACGCAGCTGCTCGCAGTGCGCCAGGTAGCGGGCGATGTCCGGGTTGTCGGGCTCCACCGCCTGCGCAAAGCGCAGGTTGGACAGCGTGTACTCATGGGCGGCGCAGACCCGCGTTTGGGCGGGCAGCGCAGCGAGCGCCGACAGCGATGCATGCATCTGCGCGGGTGTGCCTTCAAAAAGGCGGCCGCAGCCGCCTGAGAACAAGGTATCGCCACAGAACAGCACCGGCTGCCCGGCCACATCGGCGCAGTAATAAGCGATATGCCCGGCGGTATGGCCGGGCACATCGATCACCTGCCACTGCAGGCCCAGCAGCTCCAGCGTGTTGCCGCCCTGCATGGGCTGGCAAGGCTGGGGAATGTCCTCGGTGGCCGGGCCGTACACACGAGCGCCAGTGGCCTCGCGCAGCTCGGCCACGCCGCCGGTATGGTCGCCATGGTGGTGGGTCACTACAATGGCTTGCAGCTGCAGACCCAGGCGGCGCAGCGCGTCCAGCGCGGGCGCAGCCTGGCCTGGGTCGACGACCAGCGCGCGCTGTCCGTCGTGCAGCAGCCAGATGTAGTTGTCGTTGAAAGCGGGCAGAGGTAACAGATGCATGAATGACCAAATTATAGGCACGCAAAATTGGTGGCAGACGCCGCTGGGCAGCTACATGCTGTCTTGGGAGCAAACATGTTACGACGATGCCGTGGCCGATATTTTTGGCTTCCATAGCCTGCAGATCGGGCTTTTCCCGCTGCAGGGGCTGCGCAACAATCGCACGCCCCATCGTTGGCTCGCGCTCGACTCGACCGAGCAGGCCGCGCAGTGGCAACAAAGCCGCCTGGCAGATGTACAGAGCTTTGCACTGCCTTTACAAAGCGAGCCGGGTCTGCCCGCAACGCGGACAGAGCCTGTCACCGCGAGCTTGCTGTGTGATGCCCATGCACTGCCCTTTGGCCCCGATACCCTGGACCTGGTGCTGCTGCCCCATACCTTGGAGCTGAGCGCCGACCCCCATGCGGTGCTGCGCGAGGTGGCCCGTGTGCTGGTGCCCGAAGGCCGGGTGCTGATCAGCGGCATCAACCCGGCCAGCCTCTGGGGCATGCACACCTGGAGCCGCCGCATTCCGGGACTGCAAAAGCTCCCGCCGATGCCCGATGACCACAACCTGATCGGCTACGGGCGTTTGCGCGACTGGCTCAAGCTACTGGGGCTGGAGCTGCAAAGCGCCAGCTTTGGCTGCTTTCGCCCTGCGATGCGCAGCGATGCCTGGCTGCGCCGCTGGGAATGGATGGACAGGGTCGGGCCTACGGCCTGGCCGGTACTGGGCGGCGTGTATTTTGCCGAGGCGGTGAAAAAAGTGCCCAGCGTGCACAAATTGGCCGCACCGTGGAAGGCAGCGGCGCCCAGTGG encodes the following:
- a CDS encoding transglycosylase SLT domain-containing protein, which gives rise to MKYLYLWSLSALLALTGCATTETGGPPTAAGDAPKISSVPHTPNYPSGPLSPINAASLQGNGAVTSLAVPDDLWDRIRRGFAMPDLENDLVGNQEQWYSSRPDYIQRMTQRSSKYMFHIVEELERRGMPTELALLPYIESAYNPQAVSSAKAAGMWQFMPATGTYFDLKQNMFRDDRRDVLASTRAALDYLQKLYNMFGDWHLALAAYNWGEGSVGRAIARNQKQGLGGAYTDLSMPDETRNYVPKLQAVKNIIAHPERFQAELPLIENHPYFQAVTLDRDIDTAQVAEMAGVTMDELKSLNPSFNRPVIFKAGTPQVLLPWDNANVFRRNLQAHEKGQYASWTVWTVPSTMTVATAAGMVGMSENDLRAVNNIPPRMMVKGGSSLMVPRSAAVKQDVSSHLADNAHIALTPEVVTRRTTVKARKGDTVARVAQRYRVTAAQVADWNDIGVKSAFKVGHQVVLYMPVRVGAAPAPSGGHAARGSRSSNAKKPAVRQTATKKAPSKRSTSTTKKKR
- a CDS encoding tetratricopeptide repeat protein, giving the protein MREGLEKLLTKGQDSAVLRFGLGQACLKEEDYAAAALHLAQAVAQNPQYSAAWKLLGKAQLESGVPDARMQAQASWQQGLQVAEQQGDTQTVKELTVFLKRLQKAAE
- the gsiD gene encoding glutathione ABC transporter permease GsiD; translation: MTTPNAPESADRAVAAAHTVSTAGAAAPSLPANLAASTRMRTPMAEFWRKFKRQKLALFAGVFIIALVLVAVLAPWIVPYDAENFFDYDALNSPPTAKHWFGVDSLGRDIFSRILVGARISLAAGFVSVAIGAVIGAILGLLAGYYEGWWDRCVMRMSDVLFAFPGILLAIGIVAILGNGMINVIMAVAVFSVPAFARLVRGNVLALKQQTYIEAVRSIGAPDRVIMLRHLLPGTVSSVVVYLTMRIGTSIITAASLSFLGMGAQPPTPEWGAMLNEARSDMLNAPHVALFPSLAIFVTVLAFNLLGDGLRDALDPKLDN
- the gloB gene encoding hydroxyacylglutathione hydrolase; translation: MHLLPLPAFNDNYIWLLHDGQRALVVDPGQAAPALDALRRLGLQLQAIVVTHHHGDHTGGVAELREATGARVYGPATEDIPQPCQPMQGGNTLELLGLQWQVIDVPGHTAGHIAYYCADVAGQPVLFCGDTLFSGGCGRLFEGTPAQMHASLSALAALPAQTRVCAAHEYTLSNLRFAQAVEPDNPDIARYLAHCEQLRERGAPTLPAQLGNELRINPFLRCSLATVARAAQQFDPSTPGSDPVAVFAALRRWKNQF
- a CDS encoding class I SAM-dependent methyltransferase — translated: MNDQIIGTQNWWQTPLGSYMLSWEQTCYDDAVADIFGFHSLQIGLFPLQGLRNNRTPHRWLALDSTEQAAQWQQSRLADVQSFALPLQSEPGLPATRTEPVTASLLCDAHALPFGPDTLDLVLLPHTLELSADPHAVLREVARVLVPEGRVLISGINPASLWGMHTWSRRIPGLQKLPPMPDDHNLIGYGRLRDWLKLLGLELQSASFGCFRPAMRSDAWLRRWEWMDRVGPTAWPVLGGVYFAEAVKKVPSVHKLAAPWKAAAPSGVARPAVAARERLSETQRRVE